Proteins from a genomic interval of Amphiura filiformis chromosome 9, Afil_fr2py, whole genome shotgun sequence:
- the LOC140161116 gene encoding lysosome membrane protein 2-like isoform X4 produces MSGGALVVGAVLGAVMIVLGGVFFPVFDKIIHDQVVKQVVLYNTNSTGFGEWKSPPGDIYMQFWFFTLANKAEVQDGAKPYFAEVGPFTYKEHKPKGNITFSADKNTVNYTSPNSYEFIPDMSVADPDYKITTINIPLLTVADQLKFLPSFLQKLVLEFLESYEHEEIFYEVSIHDILWGYEDPMLVLLAKVAPSLVPETTFGIFVGRNGSNDGVYQVYTGKNDPMQISNIVSWKGMTKLEWWTTDEANAINGSDGSYNHPFWNKDDDAYVFSSDICRSIIVKYEQETRTRGIRTWKFSAPSYSMLNGTAYPPNAGFCLPDIDHCLPSGLLNVSKCQLGAPIIMSLPHFLFADEEKVIDQVYGVRPDIVEHNTYFNVEPYTGGPLIVSKKIQVNAYMKKNKHVR; encoded by the exons ATGTCAGGTGGGGCGTTGGTTGTTGGTGCTGTCCTGGGTGCTGTTATGATAGTGTTAGGAGGAGTGTTCTTCCCTGTATTCGATAAAATCATACATGATCAAGTAGTCAAG CAAGTAGTTTTGTACAATACTAACTCCACTGGTTTTGGTGAGTGGAAATCACCCCCTGGGGACATCTATATGCAATTCTGGTTCTTCACTCTCGCGAACAAAGCTGAGGTGCAAGACGGAGCAAAGCCATACTTTGCGGAAGTAGGACCATTCACATACAA AGAACACAAACCAAAGGGTAATATCACATTCAGTGCAGACAAAAATACTGTCAACTATACGTCACCTAACTCCTATGAGTTTATCCCTGATATGTCAGTTGCTGACCCTGACTACAAAATAACAACAATTAATATACCTTTGTTG ACGGTAGCAGATCAGCTAAAATTTCTGCCATCTTTTCTACAGAAACTTGTCCTGGAATTTTTAGAATCATATGAACATGAGGAAATATTTTATGAGGTGTCCATCCATGATATTTTATGGGGTTATGAGGATCCTATGCTGGTATTGCTGGCAAAAGTTGCCCCTAGCTTGGTTCCAGAGACTACCTTTGGTATATTTGTTGGA AGAAATGGTTCCAATGATGGCGTTTATCAAGTATATACTGGCAAGAATGACCCTATGCAAATTAGCAACATAGTATCATGGAAAGGCATGACAAAGCTAGAATGGTGGACCACAGACGAAGCTAATGCTATCAATGGATCAG ATGGCAGTTACAACCACCCATTCTGGAATAAGGATGATGATGCTTATGTGTTTTCTTCAGATATATGCAG GTCAATCATAGTCAAATATGAGCAGGAAACCAGAACAAGAGGGATTCGAACCTGGAAATTTTCAGCTCCATCATATTCTATGCTGAATGGTACAGCATATCCACCCAATGCTGGCTTCTGTCTTCCTGATATTGACCACTGTCTTCCTAGTGGGTTACTCAATGTCAGCAAATGCCAATTAG GTGCACCTATCATTATGTCATTACCACATTTTCTATTTGCTGATGAAGAAAAGGTAATAGATCAAGTTTATGGAGTCAGGCCAGACATAGTGGAACATAACACATACTTCAATGTGGAACCT TATACTGGGGGACCATTGATTGTATCAAAGAAAATACAAGTTAACGCATACATGAAGAAGAATAAACATGTTAGGTAG